In Chrysoperla carnea chromosome 2, inChrCarn1.1, whole genome shotgun sequence, the following proteins share a genomic window:
- the LOC123292761 gene encoding potassium/sodium hyperpolarization-activated cyclic nucleotide-gated channel 2-like: protein MPAYNSFTKSWELRQTPDANIGMQYVYFLYVALVLITKRGDLNEYYEYSTFSFFSSIVWVFSEIMNIIYIVSLIKYFRGLTSSQSKYNRMIHQVHQYICHEQYPKGLDDRISEYYDYKFQRRYFREDEIIRLISGQLKQEIIFHTCRHLVEGVEIFRDLSLPILIRIISCLKSEIFLANDIIMLVNTPGDIMYFIAHGTVAIFAANGKEICHLSDGDHFGEIALIMDDGKRSASVLAVENCELYKLRRKDFMRAILPYPEIVERIERIASERMFQNTRILETEEEEL, encoded by the exons ATGCCAGCTTATAATTCATTTACTAA aTCCTGGGAATTAAGGCAAACGCCAGATGCAAACATTGGAAtgcaatatgtatattttttgtacgTAGCGCTGGTACTGATTACAAAAAGAGGCGACTTAAATGAGTATTATGAGTATTCtacattttctttcttttcatctATTGTGTgggtattttctgaaattatgaatataatttatattg tgtcacTGATCAAATATTTTCGAGGATTAACATCATCACAATCCAAATACAATCGTATGATTCATCAAGTACATCAATATATATGCCATGAACAATATCCAAAAGGACTCGATGATCGCATATCagaatattatgattataaatttcAGAGACGTTATTTTCGTGAAGATGAGATAATACGTTTAATTTCAGGGCAATTGAAGCAG gaaataatatttcatacttGTCGGCATTTGGTTGAAGGCGTGGAGATATTTAGAGATTTATCGCTTCCAATATTAATTCGAATTATTTCATGTTTGaaatctgaaatatttttagcaaaTGATATTATAATGCTCGTAAACACTCCAGGTGATATCATGTATTTTATTGCACATGGTACCGTGGCAATATTTGCCGCAAAtg GCAAAGAGATTTGTCATTTGAGTGATGGTGACCATTTTGGTGAGATTGCATTAATAATGGATGACGGTAAGCGTAGTGCATCTGTTTTAGCAGTTGAAAACTGTGAATTATACAAATTACGACGCAAAGATTTTATGCGTGCCATTCTACCATATCCAGAAATAGTAGAACGTATTGAGCGTATTGCAAGTGAACGAATGTTTCAAAATACTCGAATTCTTGAAACAGAAGAAGAAgaactgtaa
- the LOC123292762 gene encoding disintegrin and metalloproteinase domain-containing protein 10-like → MSNIKISVVMDNKNVNETMLKHGGTFVEGFDMRNPFTSFVNGYIYCNCFYGRIQLELHNYYVERLHKFPSIMKHSKISDTNLRKNSRCNCSLSIIYDEQDYIGPRGQYYEGNIPLKTLIEVDQFELVNDSISTELYQRRRVTRKLNQAPVGKVCSVLLMGDNTFLYRIAQGDISLATLEMISYLQEAETIFRCTDFNGDGISDNIGFKIKSFMNHVIGVSFTAADRVSQSEQLHAGGICERPTIEGSHLNLLAISTVLDSETRLTQRLIQIALAHEIGHSFGSFHDPDTSECANFLMSASSKPGYNPSNFKFSSCSRRNIAPIISKKSYGCLEPDDEPYCGNEIIDINEDCDCGLYTNCVEKDPCCYPRGSVYQCHVKIDKQCHPSQGLCCLPTCIYRDLKYMGIDCGISTSPKRCPCNHTNTKRCACGYFGQCLGDECHSIECTRIGLTECACLEPETSCRLWIYRADLFTESRVSKKGDEPLKYLYREEYLESNILRRINILYNKE, encoded by the exons AtgagtaatattaaaatatcagttGTTATggacaataaaaatgttaacgAAACAATGTTAAAACATGGTGGAACATTTGTCGAAGGTTTTGATATGAGAAATCCATTTACAAGTTTTGTAAACGGTTATATATATTGTAACTGTTTTTATGGTCGAATTCAACTTGAgcttcataattattatgtggAACGTTTACATAAGTTTCCTTCTATTATGAAACACAGTAAAATTTCAGATAcaaatttaaggaaaaattcGAG GTGTAATTGTTCTTTAAGTATTATATATGATGAACAGGATTATATTGGTCCTAGAGGACAATATTATGAAGGAAATATACCGCTGAAAACGTTAATAGAAGTAGATCAATTTGAATTAGTTAATGATTCAATTTCAACTGAACTGTATCAAAGACGTCGTGTTACCAGAAAATTAAATCAAGCGCCTGTCGg gaaaGTTTGTAGTGTTTTATTAATGGGcgacaatacatttttatacagaaTTGCACAAGGAGATATAAGTTTGGCAACACTTGAAATGATATCATATTTACAAGAGGCTGAAACAATATTTCGATGTACTGATTTCAATGGGGATGGTATTAGTGATAAcattggttttaaaataaa ATCATTTATGAATCATGTAATTGGAGTCAGCTTTACAGCTGCGGATCGTGTATCTCAAAGTGAACAACTTCATGCTGGTGGTATTTGTGAACGGCCTACAATTGAAGGCAGTCACTTGAATTTATTGGCCATTTCAACTGTTTTGGATTCTGAAACTAGATTAACACAA agaCTAATACAAATAGCACTTGCCCATGAAATTGGTCATAGTTTTGGAAGTTTTCATGATCCAGACACATCAGaatgtgcaaattttttaatgtcagCAAGCAGTAAACCGGGATATAAcccatcaaatttcaaattttcatcatgCAGTCGCAGAAATATTGCACCAATCATATCTAAGAAATCCTATGGTTGTTTGGAGCCCGATGATGAACCGTATTGTggaaatg aaattattgatataaatgaaGATTGCGATTGTGGGCTTTATACTAACTGTGTAGAAAAAGATCCTTGCTGTTATCCACGTGGTTCAGTGTATCAATGTCACGTCAAAATTGATAAACAATGTCATCCATCACAAGGCTTATGTTGTTTACCAACTTGCATTTATCGCGACTTGAAATATATGGGAATAGACTGTGGAATATCGACATCGCCAAAACGATGTCCTTGCAATCATACGAATACCAAACGTTGTGCTTGTGGATACTTTGGACAATGTTTGGGCGATGAATGCCATAGTATTGAATGTACACGGATTGGTTTAACTGAATGTGCTTGTTTGGAACCAGAAACATCATGTCGA TTATGGATTTACAGAGCAGATTTATTCACTGAAAGTAGAGTCTCGAAAAAGGGGGACGAACctttaaaatatctatatcGTGAAGAATATTTGGAAAGTAACATTTTAAgaagaattaatattttgtataataaggAATAG